A genomic window from Salvia miltiorrhiza cultivar Shanhuang (shh) chromosome 5, IMPLAD_Smil_shh, whole genome shotgun sequence includes:
- the LOC131025578 gene encoding secreted RxLR effector protein 161-like, whose protein sequence is MENPTTTHFKAAKRILRYLKGTLNYGLFYSNTHDYKLVGYSNSDWAGDNDGRKSTSGFVFFMGDTAFTWMSKKQPIVTLSTCEAEYVAATSSVCHAVWLRSLLEELGWPQKEPTTICVDNKSAIALSKNPVFHNRSKHIDTRFHYIRECIAKKEVQVEYVKSQDQVADIFTKPLKFEDFVKFRILLGMTNQV, encoded by the coding sequence ATGGAGAATCCAACCACTACGCATTTTAAGGCGGCAAAGAGAATTCTTCGCTACCTCAAAGGTACGCTCAACTACGGCCTATTCTATTCAAATACTCATGATTATAAGCTTGTTGGCTATAGTAATAGCGATTGGGCTGGAGATAATGATGGCCGCAAGAGTACGAGCGGGTTCGTGTTTTTTATGGGAGACACCGCTTTCACCTGGATGTCAAAGAAGCAACCCATAGTCACGCTATCAACatgtgaagctgaatatgtggctGCCACATCCAGTGTTTGTCATGCAGTTTGGCTACGAAGTTTACTGGAAGAGCTTGGGTGGCCACAAAAGGAGCCAACAACTATTTGCGTGGATAATAAGTCAGCAATCGCGCTCTCAAAGAATCCGGTTTTTCATAATCGAAGTAAGCATATTGACACCCGCTTCCACTACATCAGAGAATGCATCGCAAAGAAGGAGGTCCAAGTGGAGTATGTGAAATCACAAGATCAAGTTGCCGATATTTTTACCAAGCCGCTCAAGTTCGAGGATTTTGTGAAGTTCAGAATTTTGCTCGGgatgacaaatcaagtttaa
- the LOC130986401 gene encoding transcription factor bHLH75 isoform X2, which yields MEDFRQNLLKPSFLQMNNSSNLELLNSLASFEGFNANTSNIHGTMSLSNEEFSNHQTQLPISYDDEYLRSIGPNGPVFNPMMAHFFPPGHGCNDMNVMNSSPDAAFLALDKVNKAQNNGGKKRKRVNERESQKPKEVVHVRAKRGQATDSHSLAERLRREKINEKLRCLQDLVPGCYKTMGMAVMLDVIINYVRSLQNQIDFLSMKLSAASLFYDFNSSEAEAMEALQ from the exons ATGGAAGATTTTAGGCAGAACCTCCTTAAACCTTCTTTCTTACAAATGAATAATTCATCAAACCTAGAACTCCTCAACAGCTTGGCCTCATTCGAAGGCTTCAATGCTAACACAAGCAATATTCATGGCACCATGTCTTTATCCAATGAAGAATTCTCCAATCATCAAACTCAGCTCCCAATTTCTTATGACGATGAATACCTAAGATCGATTGGGCCTAACGGGCCGGTGTTCAACCCGATGATGGCCCATTTCTTTCCACCGGGCCACGGATGCAACGACATGAACGTGATGAATTCATCTCCTGATGCTGCCTTTCTTGCACTCGACAAGGTTAACAAAGcacag AATAATGGTGggaagaagagaaagagagttaATGAGAGAGAATCTCAGAAGCCTAAAGAAGTTGTTCATGTTAGAGCAAAGCGAGGGCAAGCCACTGACAGCCACAGTTTGGCTGAAAGG ttaagaagagaaaaaataaatgagaaatTGAGATGCTTGCAAGATCTGGTTCCAGGGTGCTATaag ACGATGGGAATGGCTGTGATGTTGGATGTGATAATTAACTATGTACGGTCGTTGCAAAACCAGATTGAT TTTCTATCCATGAAGCTGTCCGCAGCAAGTTTATTCTACGATTTCAACTCATCTGAAGCTGAAGCCATGGAGGCACTACAG tga
- the LOC130986401 gene encoding transcription factor bHLH75 isoform X1, whose amino-acid sequence MEDFRQNLLKPSFLQMNNSSNLELLNSLASFEGFNANTSNIHGTMSLSNEEFSNHQTQLPISYDDEYLRSIGPNGPVFNPMMAHFFPPGHGCNDMNVMNSSPDAAFLALDKVNKAQNNGGKKRKRVNERESQKPKEVVHVRAKRGQATDSHSLAERLRREKINEKLRCLQDLVPGCYKTMGMAVMLDVIINYVRSLQNQIDFLSMKLSAASLFYDFNSSEAEAMEALQGSTAYEGGQAMEKLVGDGYGGISQFQNWPL is encoded by the exons ATGGAAGATTTTAGGCAGAACCTCCTTAAACCTTCTTTCTTACAAATGAATAATTCATCAAACCTAGAACTCCTCAACAGCTTGGCCTCATTCGAAGGCTTCAATGCTAACACAAGCAATATTCATGGCACCATGTCTTTATCCAATGAAGAATTCTCCAATCATCAAACTCAGCTCCCAATTTCTTATGACGATGAATACCTAAGATCGATTGGGCCTAACGGGCCGGTGTTCAACCCGATGATGGCCCATTTCTTTCCACCGGGCCACGGATGCAACGACATGAACGTGATGAATTCATCTCCTGATGCTGCCTTTCTTGCACTCGACAAGGTTAACAAAGcacag AATAATGGTGggaagaagagaaagagagttaATGAGAGAGAATCTCAGAAGCCTAAAGAAGTTGTTCATGTTAGAGCAAAGCGAGGGCAAGCCACTGACAGCCACAGTTTGGCTGAAAGG ttaagaagagaaaaaataaatgagaaatTGAGATGCTTGCAAGATCTGGTTCCAGGGTGCTATaag ACGATGGGAATGGCTGTGATGTTGGATGTGATAATTAACTATGTACGGTCGTTGCAAAACCAGATTGAT TTTCTATCCATGAAGCTGTCCGCAGCAAGTTTATTCTACGATTTCAACTCATCTGAAGCTGAAGCCATGGAGGCACTACAG GGAAGCACTGCGTATGAAGGTGGGCAAGCGATGGAAAAACTTGTCGGAGACGGTTATGGAGGAATTTCCCAGTTCCAAAATTGGCCTctttga
- the LOC130986402 gene encoding pectinesterase-like, translating into MGMHNMTTKPIFLLPLLLIISTYTISASNTSLNIQLFDKTTLNGSLHDLLDTSLGETLAQAQNAHQLISNMNLSSFNDDRAKTAWNDCRYLYQDAIDQLNRSIASINNRLDVQTWLSAVMANQETCQNGFLDFGLPPLSSQSFYLHLTNANMSKFLSNALAINKAISSTSSSAKENRNPRLLANDFPQWVSTGDRILLQSSGNPGKAADIVVAQDGSGSYKNISEGLVKAATMSGTKRIVMYVKRGIYKENVVVDKYLKNLMLIGDGIDATIVTGSNNVQNGYSTFGSATFSGHGNGLIVRGMTFENTAGAEKHQAVAVLSTGDNSVFYQCSFKGYQDTLYVHSNRQFYRDCDIYGTVDFIFGDAVAVIQNCNIYLRQPMPKQKNTITAQGRTNPDANSGIVVHRSRVTAAPGEAPVENYLGRPWQLYSRTVFIMCIIDDLIAPAGWLEWEGDFALTTLYYGEYMNTGGGADTSGRVKWPGFHIIASAGEAAEFSVQNFLAGDRKV; encoded by the exons ATGGGCATGCACAACATGACGACCAAGCCCATTtttcttttgcctttgttattAATCATCTCAACATATACGATTTCCGCGTCTAACACCTCACTTAATATTCAACTATTCGACAAAACCACCCTAAACGGAAGCCTACACGATCTACTCGACACGAGCCTTGGGGAAACTTTAGCCCAAGCTCAAAATGCTCACCAACTCATTTCAAATATGAATCTAAGCTCCTTCAACGATGATCGAGCCAAAACGGCTTGGAACGATTGCAGATATCTTTACCAGGACGCGATCGATCAACTCAATCGATCCATCGCCTCCATAAACAATCGACTCGATGTGCAAACATGGTTGAGTGCGGTAATGGCCAATCAAGAAACATGCCAAAATGGATTTCTTGATTTTGGATTGCCCCCTCTCTCCTCACAATCCTTCTATCTCCACCTAACTAATGCTAACATGTCCAAGTTCCTTAGCAATGCACTAGCCATCAATAAGGCCATATCTTCAACATCGTCCTCAGCTAAGGAAAACAGAAATCCACGTTTATTAGCCAACGATTTCCCTCAATGGGTTTCCACCGGTGATCGGATATTGCTCCAATCTTCCGGTAACCCAGGAAAGGCTGCCGATATTGTGGTGGCGCAAGATGGTTCCGGCAGTTACAAAAATATTTCCGAAGGCTTAGTTAAGGCTGCCACCATGAGTGGAACCAAGAGAATTGTTATGTATGTCAAGAGGGGGATTTACAAAGAAAATGTGGTGGTGGACAAATATTTGAAGAATTTAATGCTAATTGGAGATGGAATTGATGCAACTATTGTTACCGGCAGCAACAATGTCCAGAATGGCTACTCAACATTTGGTTCTGCAACGTTTA GCGGACACGGTAACGGCTTAATCGTCCGTGGCATGACGTTCGAGAACACGGCCGGAGCCGAGAAGCACCAAGCGGTTGCGGTGCTGTCGACGGGCGACAACTCGGTGTTCTACCAGTGCAGCTTCAAGGGCTACCAAGATACCCTCTACGTCCACTCCAACCGCCAGTTCTACCGCGACTGCGACATCTACGGAACCGTGGACTTCATCTTCGGCGACGCAGTGGCCGTCATTCAAAACTGCAACATCTACTTAAGACAACCTATGCCCAAACAAAAGAACACCATCACAGCCCAAGGCAGAACGAACCCCGACGCAAACTCCGGCATCGTCGTCCACAGATCACGCGTCACGGCGGCGCCCGGGGAAGCTCCCGTGGAGAATTACCTGGGGCGGCCCTGGCAGTTGTACTCGAGGACGGTCTTCATCATGTGCATCATCGATGATTTGATTGCGCCGGCGGGGTGGCTGGAGTGGGAAGGAGATTTCGCTTTGACCACTTTGTATTATGGTGAGTATATGAACACCGGCGGCGGCGCAGATACCAGTGGGAGGGTGAAGTGGCCGGGATTCCACATCATCGCTAGCGCCGGTGAAGCGGCGGAGTTCTCGGTGCAGAATTTCTTGGCCGGAGATCGTAAAGTGTGA